A DNA window from Helianthus annuus cultivar XRQ/B chromosome 15, HanXRQr2.0-SUNRISE, whole genome shotgun sequence contains the following coding sequences:
- the LOC110911062 gene encoding probable serine/threonine-protein kinase At1g54610 isoform X2 codes for MGCVNSKNIANPRIRDPPVIIHDASDSLKVHKVENRRKYFRRNGFKPLEVIKEEGEGEKTGIRKIVVESSNPNLDNKHSNGSRRSSEGEQAAAGWPAWLRAAAGDAIDGWLPLKSENFERLEKIGQGTYSNVYRARDLQTGRIVALKKVRFDNFKPESVSFMAREIKILRTLDHPNVMKLEGIITSKLSCNIYLVLEYMEHDLSGLLSCPHVKFTDSQIKCYMLQLLKGIEHCHSRGVLHRDIKSSNILINNEGVLKIADFGLANFFDNKNKQQLTNRVVTLWYRPPELLLGSTSYGPCVDMWSVGCVFAELFNGNPILKGRTELEQLHKIFKLCGTPPDEYWKNARLPLAAMFRSQCSYESNIRERCKELPRTVVDLINTLLSVEPEKRPTARLALQAAYFYTKPYACDPASLPTYPPTKEINAKFREAAPRKTSGGRVRASGCSRNARKVRSYKMIPGDRNPYLLRSRDYVNSKAAYDTVSGVAQTADSIGTVPAQAMASHRSYTWDTTRQDHLHRHQHLMQPDFLNSSQAYNPQVLSYGHQEPELSGHTIMLDQLHSADVRQLEYYICAGVHRSHPSRDNHKRG; via the exons ATGGGATGTGTTAATTCTAAAAATATTGCTAACCCCCGTATTCGTGATCCTCCCGTGATCATTCATGATGCTTCTGATTCGTTAAAGGTGCATAAAGTTGAGAATCGTCGTAAATATTTTCGTCGTAATGGTTTTAAGCCGTTGGAGGTGATTAAAGAGGAAGGGGAAGGTGAAAAAACTGGCATTAGGAAAATTGTTGTTGAGTCTTCGAATCCGAATTTGGATAATAAGCATTCGAATGGGTCTAGAAGATCAAGTGAAGGTGAACAGGCTGCGGCTGGTTGGCCCGCGTGGCTTAGAGCCGCAGCCGGTGATGCCATTGATGGCTGGCTCCCTTTGAAATCGGAGAACTTTGAGCGGTTGGAAAAG ATTGGACAAGGTACATACAGCAATGTCTACCGAGCTCGTGATCTTCAAACTGGTAGAATAGTGGCACTCAAAAAGGTGCGGTTTGACAACTTTAAACCCGAAAGCGTAAGCTTTATGGCTCGAGAAATAAAAATTCTCCGAACGCTTGACCATCCAAACGTTATGAAATTGGAGGGCATAATTACATCAAAGTTATCATGTAACATTTATTTGGTTTTGGAGTATATGGAACATGATCTCTCTGGACTCCTGTCTTGTCCACATGTCAAGTTTACCGACTCACAG attaAATGTTATATGTTGCAGTTATTAAAAGGGATTGAACACTGCCATTCGCGAGGAGTGTTACATCGTGACATAAAATCTTCGAATATTTTGATTAATAACGAAGGTGTATTAAAGATTGCGGATTTTGGTCTCGCGAATTTCTTTGATAATAAAAACAAGCAGCAGCTGACAAATCGAGTAGTGACATTATGGTATCGTCCACCCGAACTTCTTTTGGGGTCCACGAGTTACGGGCCATGTGTTGATATGTGGAGTGTGGGCTGTGTTTTTGCTGAGCTTTTTAATGGCAACCCGATACTGAAGGGGAGGACAGAG TTGGAACAATTGCACAAGATATTCAAGTTATGTGGGACCCCACCGGACGAGTACTGGAAGAACGCACGGCTTCCGCTTGCAGCAATGTTTAGATCACAATGTTCTTATGAAAGCAATATAAGAGAAAGATGTAAAGAACTCCCGAGAACCGTAGTTGACCTTATCAACACACTTCTTTCTGTAGAACCTGAGAAACGTCCGACTGCTAGATTAGCCCTTCAAGCCGcg TACTTCTATACAAAACCTTATGCCTGTGATCCCGCGAGCTTGCCTACATACCCTCCGACCAAAGAAATCAATGCAAAGTTCCGTGAGGCAGCACCGAG GAAGACGAGTGGTGGCAGAGTTCGGGCATCTGGATGTTCAAGAAACGCGAGAAAAGTGCGTAGTTATAAAATGATTCCAGGGGATAGGAACCCGTATCTCCTTAGATCGCGAGATTATGTCAACTCAAAAGCAGCATACGATACGGTATCAGGAGTTGCACAAACAGCTGACAGCATTGGCACAGTCCCTGCACAAGCCATGGCATCGCATCGTAGTTATACGTGGGATACAACAAGGCAAGATCATTTGCATAGACATCAACATCTTATGCAGCCTGATTTTTTGAATTCTAGTCAAGCATACAACCCTCAGGTTTTATCATAT GGCCATCAAGAACCCGAACTGTCTGGACACACGATAATGTTAGATCAGTTGCATAGCGCGGATGTGAGGCAGCTCGAGTATTACATTTGTGCGGGTGTTCATCGATCACATCCTTCTAGAG ATAACCATAAAAGAGGTTAG
- the LOC110911062 gene encoding probable serine/threonine-protein kinase At1g54610 isoform X1, protein MGCVNSKNIANPRIRDPPVIIHDASDSLKVHKVENRRKYFRRNGFKPLEVIKEEGEGEKTGIRKIVVESSNPNLDNKHSNGSRRSSEGEQAAAGWPAWLRAAAGDAIDGWLPLKSENFERLEKIGQGTYSNVYRARDLQTGRIVALKKVRFDNFKPESVSFMAREIKILRTLDHPNVMKLEGIITSKLSCNIYLVLEYMEHDLSGLLSCPHVKFTDSQIKCYMLQLLKGIEHCHSRGVLHRDIKSSNILINNEGVLKIADFGLANFFDNKNKQQLTNRVVTLWYRPPELLLGSTSYGPCVDMWSVGCVFAELFNGNPILKGRTELEQLHKIFKLCGTPPDEYWKNARLPLAAMFRSQCSYESNIRERCKELPRTVVDLINTLLSVEPEKRPTARLALQAAYFYTKPYACDPASLPTYPPTKEINAKFREAAPRKTSGGRVRASGCSRNARKVRSYKMIPGDRNPYLLRSRDYVNSKAAYDTVSGVAQTADSIGTVPAQAMASHRSYTWDTTRQDHLHRHQHLMQPDFLNSSQAYNPQVLSYGHQEPELSGHTIMLDQLHSADVRQLEYYICAGVHRSHPSRDAVAHEKRVRREG, encoded by the exons ATGGGATGTGTTAATTCTAAAAATATTGCTAACCCCCGTATTCGTGATCCTCCCGTGATCATTCATGATGCTTCTGATTCGTTAAAGGTGCATAAAGTTGAGAATCGTCGTAAATATTTTCGTCGTAATGGTTTTAAGCCGTTGGAGGTGATTAAAGAGGAAGGGGAAGGTGAAAAAACTGGCATTAGGAAAATTGTTGTTGAGTCTTCGAATCCGAATTTGGATAATAAGCATTCGAATGGGTCTAGAAGATCAAGTGAAGGTGAACAGGCTGCGGCTGGTTGGCCCGCGTGGCTTAGAGCCGCAGCCGGTGATGCCATTGATGGCTGGCTCCCTTTGAAATCGGAGAACTTTGAGCGGTTGGAAAAG ATTGGACAAGGTACATACAGCAATGTCTACCGAGCTCGTGATCTTCAAACTGGTAGAATAGTGGCACTCAAAAAGGTGCGGTTTGACAACTTTAAACCCGAAAGCGTAAGCTTTATGGCTCGAGAAATAAAAATTCTCCGAACGCTTGACCATCCAAACGTTATGAAATTGGAGGGCATAATTACATCAAAGTTATCATGTAACATTTATTTGGTTTTGGAGTATATGGAACATGATCTCTCTGGACTCCTGTCTTGTCCACATGTCAAGTTTACCGACTCACAG attaAATGTTATATGTTGCAGTTATTAAAAGGGATTGAACACTGCCATTCGCGAGGAGTGTTACATCGTGACATAAAATCTTCGAATATTTTGATTAATAACGAAGGTGTATTAAAGATTGCGGATTTTGGTCTCGCGAATTTCTTTGATAATAAAAACAAGCAGCAGCTGACAAATCGAGTAGTGACATTATGGTATCGTCCACCCGAACTTCTTTTGGGGTCCACGAGTTACGGGCCATGTGTTGATATGTGGAGTGTGGGCTGTGTTTTTGCTGAGCTTTTTAATGGCAACCCGATACTGAAGGGGAGGACAGAG TTGGAACAATTGCACAAGATATTCAAGTTATGTGGGACCCCACCGGACGAGTACTGGAAGAACGCACGGCTTCCGCTTGCAGCAATGTTTAGATCACAATGTTCTTATGAAAGCAATATAAGAGAAAGATGTAAAGAACTCCCGAGAACCGTAGTTGACCTTATCAACACACTTCTTTCTGTAGAACCTGAGAAACGTCCGACTGCTAGATTAGCCCTTCAAGCCGcg TACTTCTATACAAAACCTTATGCCTGTGATCCCGCGAGCTTGCCTACATACCCTCCGACCAAAGAAATCAATGCAAAGTTCCGTGAGGCAGCACCGAG GAAGACGAGTGGTGGCAGAGTTCGGGCATCTGGATGTTCAAGAAACGCGAGAAAAGTGCGTAGTTATAAAATGATTCCAGGGGATAGGAACCCGTATCTCCTTAGATCGCGAGATTATGTCAACTCAAAAGCAGCATACGATACGGTATCAGGAGTTGCACAAACAGCTGACAGCATTGGCACAGTCCCTGCACAAGCCATGGCATCGCATCGTAGTTATACGTGGGATACAACAAGGCAAGATCATTTGCATAGACATCAACATCTTATGCAGCCTGATTTTTTGAATTCTAGTCAAGCATACAACCCTCAGGTTTTATCATAT GGCCATCAAGAACCCGAACTGTCTGGACACACGATAATGTTAGATCAGTTGCATAGCGCGGATGTGAGGCAGCTCGAGTATTACATTTGTGCGGGTGTTCATCGATCACATCCTTCTAGAG ATGCAGTAGCCCATGAAAAAAGGGTAAGAAGAGAAGGGTAG